The sequence GGTGGTCGAGCATCTTGCGAAAGCTCGGCAGATCGGACTTGGCGTCCTGCACAAGCGGGGTGTCGATCCACAGCATGTGCGCGCACCCGACGTCGACGCCGTGATGGGCCACCTCCAACCGCAGCGCGTTGGCGAATTGCTCGACGCCCGCTTTCGCGGCGTTGTAGGGAGCCAGCCCGGGCGACGCGGCGAAAGCCGCCGCTGACGACACGATCAGCACATAGCCGCGCCTGTCGATCACCGACGGCAGCGTTGCCCGCACGGTGTTGAAGACGCCGACGATGTTGACGTCGACGAGTGTCCGGAATGCCTCCGGGTCGACTTTCAGGACCGACCCGTAGGTCGAGATCCCGGCATTGGCGAGCACGACGTCGATGCCGCCGAAGCGGTCGACCGCTCGCGATGCGACGGCTTGCATGGTCTCGAGGTCGCGCACATCGGCGACCGCGGTCAGCACGCGGTCGGAGTCGAATTCGGCGCCGATGTCATGCAGGGCGCTCTCGTCGACGTCGGTCAGCACCAGGTTGGCGCCCCGCTCGTGCAGGCGGCGGGTCACCTCCGCGCCGACCCCACGCGCGCCGCCGGTGATCAGCACAACCTTTCGGTTGACCGCACCCATTCGCACTCCCCTCTTGTGACTACACGTTCTACAGTTGGATCCCGAGCAGCGCATCGACCGCCGTGGCCACCAGCCGCGGCGATTCGGTGTCGTGGCCGCCGTACTCCAGAGCATCGGTGCTCCAACCATCGAGTGCGGCAAGCGCTTTCGGGGTATCGAGGTCGTCGGCCAGGTACTGGCGCACCCTGGCGATCACGTCGGTGGCATCCGGCGCCGCGGAAAGCGCCGTCGCGTCGCGCCAGCGCTGCAGCCGGGACTTCGCGTCGTCGAGCACCTCGTCACTCCACGACCGGTCCGAGCGGTAGTGGCCGGCCAGCAGCCCGAGCCGGATCGCGGCCGGTTCGACGCCGTCAGCCAGCAGCCGCGACACCAGTACCAGATTCCCCCGGCTCTTGCTCATCTTGTGGCCGTTCCACCCGATCATGCCGGAGTGCACGTAGTGACGAGCGAATCGGCGCTCCCCCGTGACGCTTTCGGCAT is a genomic window of Mycobacterium sp. ITM-2016-00318 containing:
- a CDS encoding SDR family oxidoreductase encodes the protein MGAVNRKVVLITGGARGVGAEVTRRLHERGANLVLTDVDESALHDIGAEFDSDRVLTAVADVRDLETMQAVASRAVDRFGGIDVVLANAGISTYGSVLKVDPEAFRTLVDVNIVGVFNTVRATLPSVIDRRGYVLIVSSAAAFAASPGLAPYNAAKAGVEQFANALRLEVAHHGVDVGCAHMLWIDTPLVQDAKSDLPSFRKMLDHLPGPLGKTTSVQACTTALVKGIEARKRYIYCPDYVSVLRWLKPLLSTRFVESTTWKSVPELLTQMDAEVESLGRSMSARTEEIEK